One genomic window of Quercus robur chromosome 6, dhQueRobu3.1, whole genome shotgun sequence includes the following:
- the LOC126689512 gene encoding acireductone dioxygenase 2 yields the protein MGAPEKDPREEVLQAWYMDDSDEDQRLPHHKEPKEFVSLDQLTELGVLSWRLDADNYETDEEFKKIRESRGYSYMDFCEVSPEKLPNYEEKIKSFFEEHLHTDEEIRYAVAGSGYFDVRDRNDKWIRVWVKKGGMIILPAGIYHRFTLDSDNYIKAMRLFIGDPIWTPFNRPHDDLPARKEYLKTFVEKEVGDRAVDAAA from the exons GATCCTAGAGAGGAAGTTCTCCAGGCATGGTACATGGATGATAGTGATGAAGACCAGAGACTCCCCCATCACAAGGAACCGAAGGAATTTGTGTCCCTAGACCAACTTACTG AACTTGGAGTACTCAGCTGGAGACTAGATGCTGATAACTACGAAACTGatgaggagtttaagaagattCGTGAATCACGTGGTTATTCCTACATG GACTTCTGTGAGGTTTCCCCAGAAAAGCTGCCTAACTATGAAGAGAAGATCAAAAGCTTTTTTGAGGAACATCTTCACACCGATGAGGAGATCCGCTATGCTGTAGCGGGAAGTG GTTATTTTGATGTCAGGGATCGTAATGACAAATGGATTCGTGTATGGGTAAAGAAGGGGGGCATGATCATTTTGCCTGCTGGAATTTATCACCGCTTTACTTTGGATTCAGACAACTATATCAAG GCAATGCGGCTCTTTATTGGTGATCCAATTTGGACTCCATTCAATCGTCCTCATGATGATCTGCCTGCAAG GAAGGAATACCTTAAAACTTTTGTGGAGAAAGAAGTTGGTGATCGTGCTGTTGATGCAGCTGCCTAA
- the LOC126689515 gene encoding heat stress transcription factor A-6b-like, which yields MNPQGRVKEKFREASSSFLGTRTSSMVQPPQPMEGIHETGPPPFLTKTYDIVEDSTTNHVVSWSRGNNSFVVWDPQAFAMTLLPRYFKHNNFSSFVRQLNTYGFRKVDPDRWEFANEGFLRGQKHLLKNIRRRRTIQLQGSQQALDACVEVGSFGLDGEIDRLKRDKQVLMVELVKLRQQQQNTRNYIQSMEDRLRKTEGKQQQMMNFLARAMQNPNFLQQLDQQKERRKELQDTITKKRRQPIDQGPSDLEIGVLGRGGEGNFVKVEPHDFGDMSEFEVSELDRLAMDMHGLSGCQNNPEEEHIERGGEHESRDRIKDFDEGLWENLLNEGIEEEISVMSVDQENDEDLDVLAEHMGY from the exons ATGAATCCTCAAGGCCGAGTGAAGGAAAAGTTTAGAGAAGCAAGTTCATCTTTTTTAGGCACCCGGACCTCATCTATGGTTCAGCCTCCTCAACCAATGGAGGGAATTCATGAAACGGGGCCTCCTCCTTTTCTTACCAAAACCTATGACATCGTTGAGGACTCGACCACAAATCATGTTGTTTCGTGGAGTAGAGGGAACAACAGCTTTGTTGTGTGGGATCCTCAGGCATTTGCCATGACTCTTCTTCCCAGATACTTTAAGCACAACAATTTCTCTAGCTTTGTCAGGCAGCTCAACACTTAt GGCTTTAGGAAGGTTGATCCAGATAGATGGGAGTTTGCTAATGAAGGGTTTCTAAGAGGACAAAAGCATCTTTTAAAGAATATTAGGAGAAGGAGGACAATTCAACTTCAGGGTTCACAGCAGGCTCTGGATGCTTGTGTTGAAGTTGGAAGTTTTGGATTAGATGGAGAAATCGATCGGCTGAAGCGTGACAAGCAGGTTCTAATGGTGGAATTGGTGAAGCTtagacaacaacaacaaaatactaGAAATTACATCCAATCAATGGAGGATAGACTTAGAAAGACAGAAGGGAAACAGCAACAGATGATGAATTTCTTGGCAAGAGCAATGCAGAATCCCAACTTTTTACAACAATTAGATCAGCagaaggaaagaagaaaggaacTCCAAGATACAATAACGAAAAAGAGAAGGCAACCTATTGATCAAGGGCCTAGTGACCTTGAAATTGGCGTTTTAGGCCGAGGTGGAGAAGGAAACTTTGTTAAGGTTGAGCCTCATGATTTTGGTGATATGTCTGAGTTTGAAGTTTCAGAGCTGGATAGACTTGCTATGGACATGCATGGACTAAGTGGATGCCAAAATAACCCAGAGGAAGAACATATAGAGAGAGGAGGGGAACATGAAAGTAGGGATAGGATTAAGGACTTTGATGAGGGGCTTTGGGAAAATTTGCTAAACGAGGGtattgaagaagaaattagTGTAATGAGTGTTGATcaagaaaatgatgaagatttaGATGTGTTGGCTGAGCATATGGGCTACTAG
- the LOC126689514 gene encoding heat stress transcription factor A-6b-like — protein MNPQGRVKVAFRGASSSFSGTPSSSMVQPPQPLEGIHETGPPPFLTKTYDIVEDSTTNHVVSWSRGNNSFVVWDPQAFAMILLPRYFKHNNFSSFVRQLNTYGFRKVDPDRWEFANEGFLRGQKHLLKNIRRRKTFQLQASQQALDSCVEVGRFGLDGEVDRLKRDRQVLMVELVKLRQQQQNTRTYIQSMEDRLRKTEGKQQQIMNFLARAIQTPNFLQQLVQQKERRKELQDAITKKRRRPIDQGPSDLEIGVLGQGGEGNFVKVEPHDSDDISEFEVSELDRLPMDMHGLSGSQNNPEEEHIEKGVEHESRDMFKDLDEGFWENLLNESIEEEIGIMGVDQEDDEEIGVLAEHMGYLASSPK, from the exons ATGAATCCTCAGGGCCGAGTGAAGGTAGCGTTTAGAGGAGCAAGCTCATCTTTTTCGGGCACGCCGTCCTCATCCATGGTTCAGCCTCCTCAACCGCTGGAGGGAATTCATGAAACGGGCCCTCCTCCTTTTCTTACCAAAACCTATGATATCGTTGAGGACTCGACCACAAATCATGTTGTTTCATGGAGTAGAGGGAACAACAGCTTTGTTGTGTGGGACCCTCAGGCATTTGCCATGATTCTTCTTCCCAGATACTTCAAGCACAACAATTTCTCTAGCTTTGTCAGGCAGCTCAACACttat GGCTTTAGGAAGGTTGATCCAGATAGATGGGAGTTTGCTAATGAAGGGTTTCTAAGAGGACAAAAGCATCTTTTAAAGAATATTAGGAGAAGGAAGACGTTTCAACTTCAGGCTTCGCAGCAGGCTCTGGACTCTTGTGTTGAAGTTGGAAGGTTTGGATTAGATGGAGAAGTTGATCGGTTGAAGCGTGACAGGCAGGTTCTAATGGTGGAACTGGTGAAGCTTAGACAGCAACAACAAAATACTAGAACTTACATCCAATCAATGGAGGATAGACTTAGAAAGACAGAAGGGAAACAGCAACAGATAATGAATTTCTTGGCAAGAGCAATTCAGACTCCCAACTTTTTACAACAATTAGTTCAGCagaaggaaagaagaaaggaacTCCAAGATGCAATAACGAAGAAGAGAAGGCGACCTATTGATCAAGGGCCTAGTGACCTTGAAATTGGCGTTTTAGGCCAAGGTGGAGAAGGAAACTTTGTTAAAGTTGAGCCTCATGATTCTGATGATATTTCTGAATTTGAAGTTTCAGAGCTGGACAGACTTCCTATGGACATGCATGGACTAAGTGGAAGCCAAAACAACCCAGAGGAAGAACATATAGAGAAAGGAGTGGAACATGAAAGTAGAGATATGTTTAAGGACCTTGATGAGGGGTTTTGGGAAAATTTGCTCAACGAGAGTATTGAAGAAGAAATTGGTATAATGGGTGTTGAtcaagaagatgatgaagaaatAGGTGTGTTGGCTGAGCATATGGGCTACTTGGCGTCTAGTCCTAAATAA